A part of Numenius arquata chromosome 2, bNumArq3.hap1.1, whole genome shotgun sequence genomic DNA contains:
- the ASB3 gene encoding ankyrin repeat and SOCS box protein 3, which produces MDFTEAYSDRCSAVGLAAREGNVKMLRKLIKQGYSIDVPDNRGWVPIHEAAAHNSSECLRLLISAAPSDGYINSKTFEGMCALHLSARHGSLESVRVLLEAGADPNEVTTEATTALFLAVENEHANIVKFLLQHGADVKGPHSWSGWNSLHQASFQGCTEIMKILMEKGASKECKDDFGITPLFVAAQYGKLESLRLLVSRGAEVNCQAKDRATPLLIAAQEGHAECVELLLSKGADPNLYCNEDNWQLPIHAAAEMGHKKILELLIAVTDRICDKGKGKVSPVYSAVYGGNKECLEILLKEGYSPDAQECLNFDCRSPMCMVFQKEFFNFIDIFLKYGITLLGINLGYCLLHEKFTLFQRFLKLGCSLPSGDQLSEFLSYTIKVHAEYKEWLPYLLLAGFNPVNLMHRFWIFSVSDDAFNFTLEFTNWKRLPPAVERDLSDCKEKFAWTPRSHFASIPSLSHLCRLEIRSILKSERLRSDQFIRELPLPACLQDYLLYLDVLRAYAIPEVEDYLVQREEGAPSTSCSCAEDGERKEHL; this is translated from the exons ATGGATTTCACGGAGGCCTATTCCGATCGATGCTCTGCCGTGGGGCTTGCAGCCAGAGAAGGAAATGTTAAAATGCTGAGGAAACTAATTAAGCAGGGATACAGCATTGATGTTCCAGATAACAGGGGGTGGGTGCCCATCCACGAAGCAGCAGCTCACAATTCTAGTGAATGTCTGAGGCTGCTAATTAGTGCAG CTCCATCTGATGGCTACATAAATTCAAAGACGTTTGAAGGGATGTGTGCGCTGCACCTTTCGGCACGCCACGGGTCTTTGGAAAGTGTTCGTGTTCTTCTGGAAGCTGGGGCTGACCCCAACGAAGTTACCACTGAAGCAACCACTGCACTGTTCCTAG CTGTTGAGAATGAGCATGCAAACATAGTAAAGTTTCTGCTCCAACATGGAGCAGATGTTAAAGGACCTCATTCTTGGTCTGGATGGAATTCTTTGCACCAAGCTTCTTTTCAG ggaTGCACTGAGATAATGAAAATACTCATGGAGAAAGGGGCAAGCAAGGAATGTAAGGATGACTTTGGAATCACACCTTTGTTTGTTGCTGCTCAGTATGGAAAGCTGGAGAGTTTAAGACTGCTTGTATCCCGCG gtgcAGAGGTAAACTGTCAAGCCAAGGACAGAGCCACTCCTCTGCTGATTGCGGCGCAGGAGGGCCATGCTGAGTGTGTGGAACTGCTGTTATCGAAAGGGGCAGATCCAAATCTCTACTGCAACGAGGATAACTGGCAGCTGCCTATTCACGCAGCGGCTGAAATGGGCCATAAAAA gatACTAGAGTTGCTAATAGCAGTTACTGATCGGATTTGTGATAAAGGCAAAGGCAAAGTGAGCCCTGTGTATTCAGCAGTATATGGTGGTAATAAAGAATGTCTGGAAATCTTACTCAAAGAAGGCTACAGTCCAGATGCTCAAGAGTGCCTTAACTTCGACTGCAGATCACCCATGTGTATGGTCTTCCAAAAAGA gttttttaatttcattgatATTTTCCTGAAATACGGGATCACCTTACTTGGGATTAATTTGGGATATTGCCTGTTACATGAAAAGTTTACTTTATTTCAACGCTTCTTGAAGCTGGGCTGTTCACTGCCTTCCGGGGACCAATTATCGGAGTTTTTAAGTTACACAATTAAAGTTCATGCGGAGTACAAGGAATGGCTGCCTTATCTGCTCTTGGCTGGCTTTAACCCAGTGAATCTAATGCACAGATTCTG GATTTTCTCTGTGAGTGACGATGCCTTTAATTTCACCCTGGAGTTCACAAACTGGAAGAGACTTCCTCCAGCTGTAGAGCGGGACCTTTCAGACTGCAAAGAGAAGTTCGCTTGGACTCCCAGGAGCCATTTTG cctCCATTCCTTCCCTGTCACATCTTTGTCGTCTTGAGATCCGATCCATTTTAAAGAGTGAACGCCTGCGATCGGACCAATTTATCCGGGAATTGCCGTTGCCAGCCTGTCTCCAGGACTACCTTCTCTACCTAGATGTACTGCGAGCCTACGCTATCCCAGAAGTGGAGGATTATCTggtgcagagagaggagggagctCCCTCCACCAGTTGCTCCTGCgctgaggatggagagaggaaggaacaCCTGTAA